Proteins encoded within one genomic window of Agelaius phoeniceus isolate bAgePho1 chromosome Z, bAgePho1.hap1, whole genome shotgun sequence:
- the MTMR12 gene encoding myotubularin-related protein 12, translating to MRLGVAALPRDRSFRCLPARDERWEPPPPPQPPRAGAMLGGGARASKPSFVSYISPEEIHIKEPIEKEVNPRLLPGELLLCEASTVYKYVQEDGSNRGTYGKLVCTNFKISFLDDDSASDDNEPQFKNKIVGENDITLQCVDQIYGVYDEKKKLLTGQLRKYPETLIIYCKDLRVFNFCLRYTKEEEVKRIVSGIVHHSQTPKLLKRLFLFSYASAAPNNTDGRNQTVMFETLEDWRDELERTKGNVKYKAVTTNEGYRVSEKLPLYFVVPICISEESILKYEGRGIPIWCWSCHNGAALLKMSSFPKEQDDSTSQMQKAFLDGIYKTISKPPYELLRMDDLSSSLPSLQDIQTAYTRFKQLFLIDNSTDFWATDVKWFSLLESTNWLEIIRRVLKKAIEVAECLEIQHTNVLLIEESATDLCCVISSLVQVMMDSYSRTKSGFQSLIQKEWVIGGHSFLDRCNHLHKSEKEEAPVFLLLLNCVWQLVQQYPPAFEFTETYLTVLSDSLYVPIFSTFFFNSQHQRDTNKSGESLKTQSGPFRFLTVWDWSVQFDPKALAFLNNPLYAEKPKPDRSQRKTARFKHQRQLSLPLTQAKPSTKRGFFREETDHLIKNILGKRIGKFINSSDEPPNSLREFYDSWHSKPVDYHGLLLPRIDGPEIKVWAQRYLRWIPEAQLHGGGTIATAAKILDLMEEVQSLQVKMDEEHSQAVSGDVHSVPLLRNSARLSSLFPFALLQRQSVKPALPTSTWKDLEDEDDLVKRDDEFVDLSGDML from the exons GAAATACACATAAAGGAACCCATAGAAAAGGAAGTAAATCCTCGCTTATTGCCAG GTGAACTGCTGCTTTGTGAAGCCAGCACAGTGTACAAGTATGTGCAAGAAGATGGGTCAAATCGTGGCACTTACGGGAAACTTGTGTGCACAAACTTTAAGATTTCTTTCCTTGATGATGATTCTGCTTCAGATGATAAT GAGCCACAATTTAAGAATAAGATTGTAGGAGAAAATGACATAACTCTGCAGTGTGTAGATCAAATATATGGAG TTTATgatgagaaaaagaaacttcTAACAGGACAGCTAAGAAAGTACCCAGAGACGTTAATTATCTACTGTAAAGACCTTAGAGTATTTAACTTCTGCCTGAGATACACAAAAGAAGAGGAAGTGAAAAGA ATCGTCAGTGGTATAGTTCATCATAGCCAGACTCCTAAGCTGCTTAAACGTTTGTTTCTGTTCTCTTATGCATCAGCTGCTCCAAACAACACAG ATGGGAGGAACCAAACGGTGATGTTTGAAACCCTCGAGGACTGGCGTGATGAGCTGGAGCGGACCAAAGGgaatgtgaaatacaaagcagtGACCACCAACGAAGGCTACAGAGTCTCTGAAAA GCTGCCTTTGTATTTTGTTGTTCCCATATGCATTTCTGAAGAGAGTATCTTGAAGTATGAAGGCAGAGGCATTCCT ATTTGGTGTTGGTCTTGCCATAACGGTGCTGCTCTTCTCAAAATGTCTTCGTTTCCCAAAGAACAGGATGACAGCACTTCACAAATGCAAAAAGCCTTCTTGGATGG AATCTATAAGACAATTAGCAAACCTCCCTATGAGCTCCTGAGGATGGATGACTTGTCAAGCAGCCTTCCATCTCTGCAAGATATCCAGACTGCATACACAAGATTCAAACAGCTGTTTTTGATAG ataacaGTACAGACTTCTGGGCAACTGATGTGAAATGGTTTTCATTACTGGAGAGCACAAACTGGCTAGAAATAATCAG GAGAGTCTTGAAGAAAGCCATAGAAGTTGCTGAGTGTCTGGAAATACAGCATACAAATGTTCTCCTCATAG AAGAGAGTGCTACTGATCTGTGCTGTGTAATCTCGAGTCTGGTTCAAGTGATGATGGATTCATACAGCAGAACAAAGTCAGGGTTTCAGAGCCTTATTCAGAAGGAGTGGGTGATTGGAGGACATAGCTTTTTGGATCGCTGTAACCACTTACACAAAAGTGAGAAAGAGGAG GCTCCTGTTTTTCTGCTCCTGCTAAATTGTGTTTGGCAGCTGGTACAACAGTATCCTCCAGCATTTGAGTTCACAGAAACTTACTTAACTGTCTTGTCAGACAGCCTCTATGTGCCTATTTTTAGCACTTTCTTCTTCAACTCTCAACATCAAAGAGACACTAATAAG AGTGGGGAAAGCCTCAAGACACAAAGTGGTCCTTTCAGATTCCTTACTGTGTGGGACTGGTCTGTGCAGTTTGACCCCAAGGCCCTGGCTTTCCTGAACAACCCTCTTTATGCAGAGAAACCAAAACCAGATAGAAGTCAACGGAAGACTGCACGGTTCAAA CATCAACGGCAACTTTCTTTGCCACTGACACAGGCAAAGCCTTCCACGAAGAGAGGATTTTTCAGGGAGGAAACAGatcatttaattaaaaacattcTGGGTAAAAGAATTGGCAAGTTCATAAATTCTTCAGATGAGCCCCCTAACAGCTTAAGGGAGTTTTATGATAGCTGGCATAGCAAACCTGTCGACTACCATGGTCTTCTGCTGCCGCGCATCGATGGCCCCGAAATCAAAGTCTGGGCACAGCGTTACCTACGATGGATTCCTGAGGCCCAGCTCCATGGTGGTGGAACAATAGCTACAGCTGCCAAGATTCTGGACTTGATGGAGGAAGTGCAAAGCCTGCAGGTGAAAATGGATGAAGAACACAGTCAGGCTGTTTCTGGAGATGTACATTCTGTTCCCTTGCTGAGAAATTCTGCCCGTTTGTCATCCTTGTTTCCATTTGCTTTACTGCAGAGACAGTCTGTCAAACCAGCTTTACCTACTAGCACCTGGAAGGACTTGGAAGATGAAGATGACTTGGTCAAGAGGGATGATGAATTTGTTGATCTAAGTGGGGATATGTTATAA